gcggggcgagtgaacactgacgtccgctcatgctttggttctcattcgtaccgaatctcactaagcaaacgttcaaacaggcgctatctttactaatcgactgcagatttaaatataatacatatacattctcgactgaactaatcttaaaactacactttgtgaccaagaaacggtaatatatatatatatttttttattttgcaaacagaaaaatacaatatttacagatgaaaaaaaaatacaagtaCAAAGACCAACaaaacacataacataacagccagtagtgtgtgtgtgtgtgtgtgtgtgtgtgtgtgtaactatAATAGATATGACAGTTGAAATTGTTGAATAAAGGAGCAGAAGTATAACAGACATAATTaggagtaaataaataaataaataaacaaaatggatAAGGAAAGTGataatagcaataataataataataataatagtatcaatattaataataatgaaaaatctATTAATATGAAATGGCAGATAGTAGTAAtagaaataataaacaaattaattaataaatatacaaatttcaTCTGGACTTAGAGGGAGGATCAGGAAGAGGATTATAAATAATAGTAGagataataacaataataatattaaaaaaaataataataatcaaaataatagtaatattGATACATCCAATAGTAGTAATGATAATAGTAGTTATAATATAtgataatagtaataataatattaataatagtaATCATGATAATATTTGATAAGGATATTAATAATGATATATTAATGataatattaatacagataTTAATAATAAGGTGTTATAAAACTGCCTCTGACCCCCCTCATGGCTATGGCATAGGTTAGATCCCCACCACTGTCATGTTACAACGAGCCATCAAGGTGAGGTGCTGCGGGGCCCAGGGACCCAAAATCCATCCCCAGGCCGACCCATACACATGCCCCGTCTTCCCTGtctatgttgttgttttttttccccTTTCATTATTATGTTCAAGCATTTGTTTGTGTCAACTAGAGTGCAATGCATTAAAAAAGCaaggcgtgcagcatggaaccAACCCGGTGCAAATCCGAGGCCGCCACGCCCAAGCCTCGCTTACCCTATATGTgttgtattttaatttatttattagtattttttatatatatttttttcgtGTGtgcttaatttttattatttttaaagcttcaaatgaatgtgtgtgtgtgtgtgtgcgcacctTGTCTAATGTGATGCATTAAAACCGCGAGACATGTGATGCATCGGCCGGAGACAAGAAATGCCAGTCGAGAGGACAAGCTATGGCGCGAAAGCCCAGGGTCCCCGGCCCCACAACACACCCACCTACAAATAATAACGTTCGCACAGTGCAGGGATTGATATGCCATAGCCAATATTgggtgagaaagagagagtgagtgagagagagagtgagagagagagagagatttaagtatattattaaaagtattttatatatatttgatattattcaaaGGTTCTATCTCTTCCTGACCCCCTCCCCTCAATCATGTATGACTATTGATAGTGTGTCATTGGGGATGGCTTCAGACAAAGAAGGTCAGTAGATTTAAGACGGTTGGAAGTTAAGGAGAGATGACCAAGAGGGGTGTAATTCTGATGTATTGTTTTGTGTTGAGATAGACAAGTTTTCCATGGCGATGTACtctattaatacatttttccaAGTTGTAATGTGTATGGTGTTCCTTGATTTCCAGTTCATGAGGATAGTTTTCTTGGCGATAGTTAGGGCCACTAGGAGTAATTGAGTGTTTATATTGTTTAGATTAATTATAGATATGTCACCTAATATACAGAGGGATGGAGACAGCGGGATGTGACATCCCAAAAGGTTGGATAGTGAGTCAGTAATGTTTTCCCAAAAATTTTTAACCGAGGTGCAATGCCAAATAGCGTGTAAATAAGTGTCTGGGGTATTTTGTGTGCAATGTGAGCATGTTTCCGAAGTGAAgcccattttaaataatttccgTCCAGTTAGATGATACCTATGAAGTACTTTATACTGTATGAGTTGTAAGTTGGCATTTTTTGTCATGGAGTATATATTTTTGCAGATTTGTGTCCAGAAATCGGCGTTGGGAGCAATAGATAAATCTGATTCCCATTTAGCACTGGGTAGGCTTAATGTGTTGTCTGATTTGGATATTAATTTATACAATTTGGAAAGTAGCTTTTTGGGGGAGGATATATTAATTAATTCAAAGATTGGAGGGGAAAGGTCTAAATTAATTGTCTGAGTGTCGATTTTTGATTGAATAGATGATTTGACTTGTAAATATTCTAAAAAACAATTACTTCCAATGCCATATTTCTGGACCAAGTGTGAGAATGGTGCCAGTTTGTTATTAAGAAAGATGTGCTGAAGTTGTGTGATGCCCTTATCTACCCATGTTTGTAAATTGAGTGGCTTCCTGTTAACTGTAAAGTCTGGGTTATTCCAAATCGGGGTGTATTTAGATGGTGCAAGAGGAGTGTTTGTGATTTGGTGAAATTTCCAtgaatatctgtatttaacattattttacaaataacgtaagTGGCTCGATACCTTATTGttgactgtgcaaagttactaacgttagcttaatttaacaacatttcacaaagacggtgctttgctttaaactgccatgtgcagttatccggttcatttttgaaagagcaccgcatataataaatgttctccgtgtctgtctccttattaacaaaataaagcagactttataacagaaagcttacaaatctctcatgatgtgttgattcgggcggcggagaagcacgtttaataacacgtgagcccttactgagccagtggccaaatacggcgcggcgcggacaaacccggagataaaaggaaaaacttaaattcgtctgcaatttgcattgccaaacaatcagaaatacatacaaattaatgttcatgtatattttacatttaagtctgtaaaagacagtatatatgaagtaaaaaagcattaaataagttgttaccctttggtggcacattaaaaacaaacaaacattcgaatagcattttttaaattcgaattattattgccattcgaatatccgtgcccatccctagtcaagatcaaatgcctgacAGGATATTTTCACAGACTAACACACGTCACGTCTCAGGCATAAactacagtatttaaaatagcatatatgcattagttgtcacggtcctgtcagacatctgtgctagatgtaggtctgagtgcatctgacaggaccgtggcagtatcatgttctgtgtgggcgcatgtggaatcacattgtgtgtgtggcttccacatgttcccggtgtcttgttgctgtcgtgatcttgccagaccttagtataagttcaggtctatgttagagggcaagatcGCGACAGCATTGTGTCTAcatgggaacacgtgtgtttcacattatgtctgtgtaacacgtgttcccagtgttttgtggctgtcatggtcttgcctgaccctgGTTATAATCCAGGTggtatgttagagggcaagactATGGCAGCATggtgtttatgtgggaatacgtgttgtttcacatcatgtatgtgtaacacgtgttcccagtgtcttgtcacttttaccctactcccttatgtaatcatgtcttaagtgattaattatgttcacctgttccccattgatgtgctgtctatttaAGGCCCTCGTGTTCtttgtgtggtgtgcgtgcgttgtcgTAGTTCAGTGTTGTGAAGATCTCAGTGTTCATGTGCTTCGTGTGTTTTGAGATCTGTTCCTGTTTTCCCGTGTTTagtttgtgtttcatcacagtgtttaagtttatcttctgttttacccccacgtgggtgtttctgttattttgtaaataaattcatagttatattttcatacatctcttgcgtttgggttctcctttTGTTTTCACTTCCCAGTGTTTAACCGGTCGTGacattagttatattttctatttaatttatagagcaATTCACGCAAAGATATTAGGTTAACTATAGTCTATATAGAAGAGAGTAAGTGTATGTCGACTCGCAGCGGAGTGGGGAGGGGGCGTGGCATCACGATGGTGTCTCCATCGTGATGTCAGTCAACCATCACGATGGACGAtgatatgtgaccagtcactgaaaccagggacacaagtcggcagcgcAAGTTTCGAGATAATGAGCaacaaagtgtttattttcaaaatttgtgattttcgttttattgcagaatctgttagttgagatcacgaagaatcCTCTCCATGTGAGAGATAGCAGTTTGTGTATATTTAAAggcgtacattttgcggttgaaataggcttgtttttccggagattctagcgtgcagcggggggcgtctTTGTCTCAGTGTATTTAcatactgtgtaaaatgaatgaaaataatgtaagtaatgacttacccttacgtcgttctaaactcaaaagacctccgttcatcttcggaacacagtttaagatgttttaatgttagatttagtccgagagctttatgcctcctccattgaaaatctatgtacggtttccatgtccagaaaggtaataaaaaatcatcaaagtagtccatgtgacatcagtgggtcagtaagaaTGTGTTTAAGCATCGAgaatacagtttggtccaaaaatagcaagaattacaactttattcagcattgtcttctctttcggCTCGAgggtgaagtcacgtgactgtagttccgtgtcactgactttatgcggcgccgcagtcggataacgtcaaagtaccgcgagagctctttaagaaatcttatggagtagtttaattcgactcgctctcacggtactttgacgtcagtTCTTGCATCACAACATGAAGACTaacacatacacaaaaagtCACACAGACATCGTTGAATacgttatataattggctacatgttttgtctatcaatattttcaattaagtcattggctgatggaggaacgagcgagcgagcgattggttaCATTAAAGTGTAATATCATACACAGTGCTGCATTTTGCTGTTGAAAACGGGTTGTTTTTCcagagattctagcgtgcagcggggggggggggcgtcattgtctgtgtttatttacatacaGCGGCTTTTGATACTTTAGTTATCAACCCGCCCCCCAAAAGAACAGCTTGGCAACTTAAGCAGCACTCTGACAGGGTCAATCTGATATCATCACTCAATGAAGATGGACACCGCAAAGACTGTCGCAGACGAGCTGAACCGTGGATGTTACGCCGAAAGTGTTTTGAAGTACTTCTTCGACAAGCCGGATGCCTATGAAGACGGGCTCACTGATTCTGAAGACGATCTGAGCGAAGATGAAAGCGACATGATACGACTGGATAATATCCCTAATCTACAACTGAGCGAAGATGAAGACGAAGACGAGGAAGAATGTATCGGGCTGGCGTCAGATGAGTTGGACCGCAAGATATCAGAGGCTATATCGGTTGTAACATTTGAAGGTGATGAAGACAGAGAAATGTTGAAAATCCGAAACTTTGACTGTAAATGCTTCACGAGGAGAAAGGAGAACTCTCTGCATGTGAGACAGTCCTGTAGCCAGAAGCTTTCTCCAGACATTATGTACAACATACGGCTGGATTCTTTAGCCGCGGAAAAAGAGTGGCAGGACATGCGAATTATTGGACATTTAGAGGCAAACAGACGCACAATGCAAACTTCGGAAATGACAACATCCACAAAAAAGACGCCGACAAAGAGAAGATGTGCCCGAACGACTTATTTCATTGGAGGGAATGAGATCTGCAAGAACACTTTTCTGTTTCTTATGGGGTGAGTTTCCATAAACATTAAAGTTTGTCGTTTTTGTTCATTGTAAGAACACACACGTAGACCTTCACATTTAGTGCAATTGTTATTAGCTAGCTCAGGTTTCGATTGCCAAAACCCAAAGTTATTGTTAGCTCAGGACTGTGGTTTCGATTGCCAAAACCCCTATTGTTATTAGATAGCTCAGGACTGTGGTTTCGATTGCCAAAACCCAAAGTTATTGTTAGGTCAGGGCTTGGTTTTGATTGCCCCCATAACTATAATGAGCTTTTAGGTGGCAATGTGAGCATCTGCTATTAATTTGAATGATGCCTGAATTGACTGATGTTAATGACTTAGCTCACGTATGAAGTATGTGTAGCcgttaaatgtgcatttataagTCAAAACTAaacacaaaagtttttttttaattagacTTAAGCCAGGTCTAACCACAAACTTTTACAGTGAATTAAAAGTAAAAGGTATTGgtcaaaatgtacttaagtaaaatTACGTATAATTGGCAAGACCATGAtgttaaacttattttctttctACCCTTTTCAGCATTGGGAGAGACACCCTGGCTGATATAGTCAAACACTATGAGGAGAATGGGGCAAGACCACGTTTGAGGAAGAAGCATTCACTGCCACGTCCACCAGTCAGGTTCATcagccctgaggacatcaacagaGTTGTGGACTTTATAAAAAACTACGCAGAAGACAATGCCATCTTGCTGCCTGGCCGACAGCCTGGGCATAAGGACTGGCATGTGAAATTGCTGCCAACTCATGTGTCCAAGGCTTCAGTGTGGCGTGTCTATGTGAAGTCTGCTAAGGAACTTGGTACGTGTAAACATTGATTTAGAATTGAGTGCTTATAATGTGAAATGATGCAAAGCACTATTAGCAATTAAAATGTAACCATAGGCAATCTGTTTTTCAGGTGAGCGTGCTGTTTGTAAAACCAGCTTCAAAGCACTGTGGAACCGACTTCTCCCACACATCAAAAGTTGCCGCCTGCGCACAGATCTTTGCTGGCAGTGCCAAAGCAATAACGAGCAGCTGATACGAAGTGCAAACCTCCCAGATGATAGAAAGTCTGAAGCAGTAAAGAAGCAACAAGATCATCTTTCCCTTGTACAGAAAGAGAGGGCCCTATACAACGATTTGAATGCTGCCTGCAGAAAAATTTGCTCTGTCTCTAACCTGTCTTTTGGACCGTCCCTACCAGCTAGCAAGAAGATTAGGATGCATTACAGTTTTGATTTTGCTCAGCAGGTAATTAAAACACATTTAGTTCCACATACTTACTGTTTATAAGTTTGCAGTTATGAatagataaaaaaatgtaatctaaTCCAAGTTCCCTCTGTCTCCTACAGTTACACTTTCCCTCAAACCCTCTCCAGCCAGGACCAATGTACTTCCTGACACTACGGAAATGTGGCCTATTTGGTGTTTCCTGTGAAGGGCTGCAGAAACAGGTGAATTACCTGATTGATGAAGGCATGTCATCTACTAAGGGAAGCAACGAAGTCATCAGCTACATGCATCATTTTTTCGGCAACTTTGGAGTTGGAGAAACAGAGGTGGATCTTCATTGTGACAACTGCAGTGGGCAGAACAAGAACAACTTCATGCTCTGGTACCTTGCCTGGCGCGCTGGACAAAAGTTTCACGAAAAAATCGACATCCACTTCCTTATTGCTGGTCACACCAAGTTTTCTCCTGATTGTGGCTTTGGACTCATCAAGCAAGCCTACATGAAGACAAGAGTCAACACTTTGGCAGACATCGCTGAGGTACTTTAACTTTACTTTGCTTTAGTGACTTCAGTGCTGTCTTCTGTTCTGCTTTAACTGAAGACCTTTTTTTCAacctcttttctttttttgaccTCAGGTTGTGGAAAACAGCTCTCCTGTAAGCCACCTTAATATCCCACAGCTTGTTGGAACAGCAGAGGGCAAAGTTTTAGTCCAAACATTTGACTGGCAGCACCATCTGACTCGACACTTTCGTAGACTCCCACAGATCAAGAGTTATCAGCACTTTAGGTACTTGAATTAAAACTTTCACATTGTGTACATACAATATAACATagcaacaacacacacaacacagtTTTTTATGAGAAAATACTTTGCCAAGATTAATATGTCTTATTTGTTCATTCTGTCACAGCTTTGACGCCAAGAGACCAGGTGTGGTGCTTGCAAAAACTGACCGTGATGCACAACATGTTGAATTTCAGCTACTGCGCGACGGAGAAGATCTTTTTTTaggaaactttattttttacattaaaacaaataaCTTTTTCATAAGagtttttatttcaggcattaCATGCTTGTGCgacatatttaataaataaacatgaatagCTATCTGTGTGTTGTTTCCTTATTTTATAATTACAGTTATACATTAGGCACTCTTTCATTAGAAAAAATAATCTACAGtataagagtttttttttttttattcaatgtACATAAGAGTTGCCTTAATCGGTAGATgctaaggctatgtttacattaatgcgtttatcctttaaaacgcattacttttgctacgtttacgcctttcatctacactacatcaccgttttcgaccctcataaacggattcgttcgcaaacgctgaagaccctgttttagtttgagaactcagacgttgctctgagtgtaaatgaacgtagacggagtcttatgtaaacgaacagctgatgttaacgtgacagcgcatcattttcaaagtaaaaataattttattcatgttcaaatgttggtttgcaacggaggttttgccaaaaatagtaaacatctaccaaccagctattataaacgctatatcggattgttttaacatgtatccttatagataatgtctgttttatattaatgtttgagtattgttgggtttgagtattgttgtaatgtgtttatgttttgtttaaatttagttagcttacgaaagatagactgtaattttaaacgccatataggcgttgtaaaggccaatatgaagagagaattgtaatgggtcagacattattttccagtttaatgtaagttttgtttgctactttaaaattaatttcgtttcagataatttgtctcttaattttaatcgatgttttgttgataagttttgtgaatataaattaataaaaacaataaactcaacgtcattaatatataatgctcgtttaggcgctatttctgtgttgctagcggaggacgtgcacggacctcgttcacttttaaaaatgaatgcaataagcatttctggtaggctaaagcaatacttcacctcttactatgtttgattgaagtttatttttgcttcaagttcgctactgtttagtactgttcacttgaatgctttctttttaaaccataaagacctttctgtttagttataaaatcaaaattaacctattaatcatattactatgttgtaggggggagctagaacagtataagacttttttataggttcaaaaatagtgtctgttatagttgccagcaaaggacccaagtatgactttttgtcaatatcgcacacccctaggctgcataaacgagcaaaggtaagctattattagagtaatgagttattttacacttttatgcgcatgcccagttacatgattggtcatgtttcatgcatttatggtgatgtatagtgtggatgaagattatttttaaaatgccagtataaacgaggatcgttttcattttaaaatgccgttttaaaacgcaaatgctctaatataaacagggcctaagagacattttttatatattacctGTTTGTCACCTTTTTTTTATTGCCACATTTTCCTGACCTTTTTTACCTAAGCCATACACCCTGTAAAGCTCCCCACTGTAAAGCACATGGGGGAGCTTTACAGAGGGTATGGCTTATCtcaatgagatgtaaatgagccctattgtcccTCCCAGCAGCTGAGAGGGGTGAAAAGGCAAAAactttaaaagccgttttctcAGTATTAAGGATTTTGGAGTGCCTAccttcaaatggccacaacttctccaaatctgatcagatttccatgtgttacacattggtggaaagcttagaatctgcactttcagaatctgtgaataactcaaaatgtccaaaaaccgacttgtgtccctactttccgtgactggtcacatatcgtctatcggcacaaccctacatTGCACTTTTCCTGTGAGTCTTTCTGTGTCCGGTAATCATCGTGAAGAGATTGTGTTGCATATCCTTCATGCTTCTCTATCTCCTATTATTTTAGGGCATGGATGGTTAGCGCAACACAatcctcacgttgattggcagcatagtattattttgtcttggtctcagtcttgtcatgtgtcatgtcttggttctgctgtttctggttctgttctttctcttcctcaggttCCGGCAGTCGATTTGACCGGGGTCCCGGCGGAGTATGCGGATATTGCTCAGGTGTTTAGTAAAGCCCGGGCCACCTCCCTTCCTCCTCACCGGCCATATGATTGCGCTATTGATCTCCTCCCcggcacttctccgcctaagAGTAGACTTTATTCTTTATCGGTACCtgagagagaggctatggaccAGTATATTAATGATGCCCTGCGTGCCGGTCTCATCCGTCCCTCCACCTCGCCCGCAGGGGCggggtttttctttgttgaaAAGAAAGACGGCTCCCTGCGTCCTTGTATTGATTATAGGAGTTTGAATGACATTATGGTTAAGAATAGGTACCCCCTTCCTTTATTGTCTACTGCGTTTGAGCTCTTGCAGGGAGCGCAGGTCTTTACTAAGCTAGATTTACGCAATGCTTATCACCTTGTGCGTTTAAGAGAgggagatgagtggaagacagcatttaatacccctactggacactttgagtactgcgttttgccgttcgggctttgtaacgctcccTCAGTCTTCCAAACTCTGGTTAATGATGTGCTGAGAGACATGATTAAcaaatttgtctttgtgtacatagatgatattctcatcttttctccctctatGCAGGAACACACTCAGCATGTCCGCCGAGTCTTATGCCAGTTGTTAGAGAATAAGTTGTATGTCAAGGTGGAGAAGTGCGAATTCCATCGTAAGTCAGTTTCGTTCTTGGGTTTTGTTGTTGCCCCAGGTGAGATCCGTCCCGACCCAGCCAAGATCAAAGCGGTTGCCGAATGGCCAGTCCCCGAGTCCCGTAAGGATTTATCAAGATTTCTGggtttcgccaatttttaccgacGATTTATCAGAAATTATGGTCAGGTTGCTCAGCCTCTTACTGCTCTCACTTCCACTATGGAGAGGTTTGTCTGGAATTCTAGTgctcaggaggcctttgataatttaaagtcccggtttatctctgctcctgttCTCTCTATTCCAGATCCGGCTGCTCAGTTTATTGTGGAGGTGGATGCTTCGGATGTCGGGGTAGGCGCTGTTTTGTCTCAGCGGTCTTGCTAAGGATGGCAAGGTGCATCCCTGAGCCTTTTTCTCCCATCGGTTAAACCCAGCAGAGCAAAATTATGACATAGGTAATCGGGAGCTGCTGGCGGTCAGACTGGCTTTGGGTcagtggcgtcactggttggaggggacctcggagcccttcctggtctggacggatcataaAAATCTCGAATACATCCGTTCAGCCAGGAGGTTATCTTCTCGtcaggctcgttgggcactcTTCTTTGACAGATTCAACTTCACCCTCTCGTACCGGCCCGGTTCAAAGAATACTAAGCCCGATGCTCTCTCTCGTTTGTTCGAAAGTCCCGGTTCTGCTGGGGACGAAACCATTCTCCCTGAGGGGCGGGTGGTGGGTGCCCTGTGCTGGGGAATAGAACAACGGGGGAGGGGGAAGTGCCAGAGGGGTGCCCAGCGGGTCGATTGTGGGTTCCGAATGCGCTTCACTCCgaggtcatccggtggggtcacgaGTCCAAGTTTGTGTGCCATCCAGGGGTTCGGAGAACGTTGGCTACCGTTCGTCAGCGATTCTGGTGGCCCTCAATGGGTCCcgatgtcagacagtttgtgtTAGCCTGTCAGGTTTGTGCCCATAATAAGGCCTTTCATCAAGCCCCTATTGGTCTGCTTAAACCGTTACCCATTCCCTCTCGTCCTTGGTCACATATCGCAATCGATTTTGTAACCAATTTGCCTAGTTCTAAGGGAAACACTGTTGTTTTGACCATTGTCGACCGCTTCTCCAAGGCGGCTCACTTTGTCCCTTTGCTCAAATTGCCCACTGCTAAGGAAACTGCCCAGGTTATGATCGAGCACGTCTTTCGCTTACATGGTCTGCCCACAGACGTTGTTtcagataggggtcctcagtttatttcTCGTTTCTGGCAGGAATTTTGTAGACAAATAGGCTCCACAGCTAGCTTGTCTTCAGGGTATCATCATCTGACCAAcgggcaatgtgaacgggctaacCAAGATTTAGGTAGAGCTCTCCGCTGTCTGACATCGCAATATCCGAGCTCCTGGTGCCAACAGTTACCCTGGGTTGAATACGCCCATAATGCTCTCCCTGTTTCTTCCCTTAACATGTCCCCTTTTGAGGCGTCCATGGGGTTTCAGCCCCCTTTATTCCCGTCACAGGAACCTGATACGGTGGTTCCGTCTGCGCTAGCTTTTGTCCGTCGTTGCAAACGCACCTGGAGAAAGGCTAGATTTACATTACGGCAGGTTTCCAGACGAACCAAAGCCGCGGCCGACCGTCACCGTAGAACCGCGCCCCATTTTATCTGTGGACGAAAGTATCGTCCAAGGATTTACCTCTCTGTGGGCCTTCTCGCAAGCTGGCTCCACGATTCCTTGGGCCATACAGCATTGTTAAGGTTATTAATCCCGTGACGGTCAGGCTCAGATTGCCCCCAGCACTCGGTCGGGTTCATCCAGTTTTTCATGTGTCTAAAGCCTGTGTATTTTTCCCACCTTAATCCTGTTCCCTCTGCCCCCACCCCTCCCACCCCTCAGCTTATAGATGGTGCCCCTGTGTATTCAGTTAAGTCTTTACTGGATGTGCGTCGCCGGGGTAGGGGATTTCAATATCTCGTAGATTGGGAAGAAtatggtccggaggagaggtgttTGGTACCGGCCCGGGACATTCTGGACCCTGGGCTGATAGAGGATCTCCGCCGGCGACGGGGTAAGCCTCCTCATGGACCGCCCGGTGGTGGTCGTGGGGGGGAGTCCTgtcatgatttcggtcttattggctgctttgtctttgtttcactatgtgttgtgtttttgttttgacagctctaCACGTGCGCGTCCTCCACCTGGTGATCTCATtacctctgacttctctcaccGGCGTCCCGCACCTGATTCTTATTATTGTCTaatccggtttgatttaaattcccctcgtttcctttgttctttgcaagttcgtcttAGTATGTTCGTGCCCGCTAGCTTTGCTAGTTCTAGTCTTGTCTGGCTCTGAAAGGTCTCTGATTTATATCTGTGCCTTCTGCTGCCTTTGCCCCATAGATTCCCTGTCCCGTTTTCACTCTGTTGTGGATTGTAATCTGTCGTCGCCCACCATCTCTGCTGGTATACTCTT
This window of the Misgurnus anguillicaudatus chromosome 19, ASM2758022v2, whole genome shotgun sequence genome carries:
- the LOC129444446 gene encoding uncharacterized protein; translated protein: MKMDTAKTVADELNRGCYAESVLKYFFDKPDAYEDGLTDSEDDLSEDESDMIRLDNIPNLQLSEDEDEDEEECIGLASDELDRKISEAISVVTFEGDEDREMLKIRNFDCKCFTRRKENSLHVRQSCSQKLSPDIMYNIRLDSLAAEKEWQDMRIIGHLEANRRTMQTSEMTTSTKKTPTKRRCARTTYFIGGNEICKNTFLFLMGIGRDTLADIVKHYEENGARPRLRKKHSLPRPPVRFISPEDINRVVDFIKNYAEDNAILLPGRQPGHKDWHVKLLPTHVSKASVWRVYVKSAKELGERAVCKTSFKALWNRLLPHIKSCRLRTDLCWQCQSNNEQLIRSANLPDDRKSEAVKKQQDHLSLVQKERALYNDLNAACRKICSVSNLSFGPSLPASKKIRMHYSFDFAQQLHFPSNPLQPGPMYFLTLRKCGLFGVSCEGLQKQVNYLIDEGMSSTKGSNEVISYMHHFFGNFGVGETEVDLHCDNCSGQNKNNFMLWYLAWRAGQKFHEKIDIHFLIAGHTKFSPDCGFGLIKQAYMKTRVNTLADIAEVVENSSPVSHLNIPQLVGTAEGKVLVQTFDWQHHLTRHFRRLPQIKSYQHFSFDAKRPGVVLAKTDRDAQHVEFQLLRDGEDLFLGNFIFYIKTNNFFIRVPAVDLTGVPAEYADIAQVFSKARATSLPPHRPYDCAIDLLPGTSPPKSRLYSLSVPEREAMDQYINDALRAGLIRPSTSPAGAGFFFVEKKDGSLRPCIDYRSLNDIMVKNRYPLPLLSTAFELLQGAQEHTQHVRRVLCQLLENKLYVKVEKCEFHRKSVSFLGFVVAPGEIRPDPAKIKAVAEWPVPESRKDLSRFLGFANFYRRFIRNYGQVAQPLTALTSTMERFNFTLSYRPGSKNTKPDALSRLFESPGSAGDETILPEGRVVGALCWGIEQRGRGKCQRGAQRVDCGFRMRFTPRSSGGVTSPSSDCPQHSVGFIQFFMCLKPVYFSHLNPVPSAPTPPTPQLIDGAPVYSVKSLLDVRRRGRGFQYLVDWEEYGPEERCLVPARDILDPGLIEDLRRRRDSLSRFHSVVDCNLSSPTISAGILFISAIWFLPDWCGNSRVSLSSSVVFPDAVQWLVLTGIVRCPALGQLKSPKHLSLSVPRQEDLSVFRQDIIIEDFGCASGCPTAMLCFPL